The following coding sequences lie in one Prionailurus viverrinus isolate Anna chromosome X, UM_Priviv_1.0, whole genome shotgun sequence genomic window:
- the LOC125157603 gene encoding RNA polymerase II subunit A C-terminal domain phosphatase SSU72-like — protein MSTVPLRVAVVCASNQNRSMEAHYFLSKRGFSVRSFGTGTHVKLPGPAPDQPNVYDFQTTYDQMYNDLVRKDRDLYTQNGMLHMLERNKRIKPRPERFQNCQDVFDLIVTCEESVYDQVVEDMNSREQVTCQPVHVINVDIEDNDEEATVGAILICKLCQCIQHTEDMEDELDELLQEFEEKSGRPFLHTVCFY, from the coding sequence ATGTCTACCGTGCCGCTGCGGGTGGCAGTGGTGTGTGCCAGTAACCAGAACCGGAGCATGGAGGCCCACTACTTTCTCAGCAAACGGGGATTCAGCGTCCGGTCCTTTGGAACGGGAACTCACGTGAAGCTCCCGGGCCCCGCACCCGACCAGCCCAACGTTTACGATTTCCAAACCACCTATGACCAGATGTACAACGATCTCGTCCGCAAGGACAGAGACCTCTACACGCAAAATGGCATGTTACATATGTTGGAGCGTAACAAAAGGATCAAGCCCCGGCCGGAGAGGTTCCAGAACTGCCAGGACGTGTTTGATCTGATTGTCACCTGCGAAGAGAGTGTGTACGACCAGGTGGTGGAAGATATGAATTCCAGAGAGCAAGTGACCTGCCAGCCGGTGCACGTGATCAACGTGGACATCGAGGACAACGACGAAGAGGCCACCGTGGGCGCGATCCTCATCTGCAAGCTGTGCCAGTGCATTCAGCACACCGAGGACATGGAGGACGAATTGGACGAGCTGTTGCAGGAGTTCGAGGAGAAGAGCGGCAGACCCTTCCTGCACACCGTGTGCTTCTACTGA